In one window of Campylobacter coli DNA:
- the nusA gene encoding transcription termination factor NusA, which produces MEKIADIIESIANEKNLDIESVKEKVITALINTAKRIYGQEYDFFVDRKNLNLYQKITVVADNDERLNENKESYIEFSKAKKEAPDVEIGDELTYECSLENLGRTAVNILHKELEYHIQKLLEQTIFEKYKNKVGQMVFGNVVRIDNEENTYIEIDELRAFLPRKNRIKGEKFKVGDVVKAVIRRVYTDKGIKMELSRTSPKFLECLLEAEVPEIKDGYVSVVKCARIPGERAKIILQANGANIDPVGATVGVKGVRINAVSKELHNENIDCIEFSNEPEILIARALAPAIVSSVKIENEKAIVTLNSEQKSKAIGKSGINIRLAGMLSGYEIELNEVNTHTTNNTLSNEEALKNLQDLFKI; this is translated from the coding sequence ATGGAAAAAATCGCAGACATTATAGAAAGCATTGCGAATGAGAAAAATTTGGATATAGAAAGCGTAAAAGAAAAAGTTATTACAGCTTTGATAAATACAGCAAAAAGAATTTATGGGCAAGAATATGACTTTTTTGTAGATAGAAAAAATTTAAATCTTTATCAAAAAATTACAGTTGTGGCTGACAATGATGAGAGATTGAATGAAAATAAAGAAAGTTACATTGAATTTAGCAAAGCCAAAAAAGAAGCACCTGATGTTGAAATCGGTGATGAGCTCACCTATGAATGCTCTTTAGAAAATTTAGGAAGAACAGCTGTAAATATTTTACACAAAGAATTAGAATACCACATACAAAAGCTGCTTGAGCAAACTATTTTTGAAAAATATAAAAATAAAGTCGGCCAAATGGTTTTTGGAAATGTTGTGCGAATTGATAATGAAGAAAATACTTATATAGAGATAGATGAGTTAAGAGCTTTTTTGCCAAGGAAAAATCGCATTAAGGGTGAAAAATTTAAAGTGGGCGATGTTGTTAAGGCTGTGATACGTCGTGTTTATACAGATAAGGGCATTAAAATGGAGCTAAGTCGCACGAGCCCTAAATTTCTAGAATGCTTGCTTGAAGCAGAGGTGCCTGAAATTAAAGACGGATATGTAAGCGTAGTTAAATGTGCTAGAATTCCTGGAGAAAGAGCAAAAATTATACTTCAAGCAAATGGAGCAAATATTGATCCTGTGGGAGCTACTGTAGGTGTAAAAGGGGTTAGGATCAATGCAGTAAGCAAAGAATTACACAATGAAAATATAGATTGTATTGAATTTAGCAATGAGCCTGAAATTTTAATTGCAAGAGCCTTAGCCCCTGCTATAGTGAGTTCTGTAAAGATTGAAAATGAAAAAGCAATTGTAACTTTAAACAGCGAGCAAAAAAGCAAAGCTATTGGAAAAAGTGGTATTAATATTCGTCTTGCGGGTATGCTTAGCGGTTATGAAATCGAACTTAATGAGGTTAATACTCATACCACAAACAATACTCTAAGCAATGAAGAAGCTCTAAAAAACTTGCAAGATTTATTTAAAATTTAA
- a CDS encoding HP0268 family nuclease, translated as MDLKLARNLINEEPKNISLAKIEEAVNQEGQKFFYFDKENSHKDLIALVEHFEKKGLSVYHRTIRYGLDSNDFMYEVHIL; from the coding sequence ATGGATTTAAAATTGGCAAGAAATTTAATCAATGAAGAGCCTAAAAATATTAGTCTAGCTAAAATTGAAGAGGCTGTAAATCAAGAAGGACAAAAGTTTTTTTATTTTGATAAAGAAAATTCACACAAAGATCTTATTGCCTTGGTTGAGCACTTTGAAAAAAAAGGCTTAAGTGTTTATCATAGAACTATCAGATATGGTTTAGATAGTAATGATTTTATGTATGAGGTTCACATTCTTTGA
- the miaB gene encoding tRNA (N6-isopentenyl adenosine(37)-C2)-methylthiotransferase MiaB → MSSKKLFIQTLGCAMNVRDSEHMIAELTQKDNYTLTEDIKEADLILINTCSVREKPVHKLFSEVGGFEKVKKSGAKIGVCGCTASHLGSEIFRRAPYVDFVLGARNISKITEAVNTPKFMSVDIDYDESEFAFGDFRNSIYKSYINISIGCDKHCTYCIVPHTRGDEISIPLNIIYKEAQKAVDKGAKEIFLLGQNVNNYGKRFRNEHKKMDFSDLLEELSTIEGLERIRFTSPHPLHMDDKFLEVFAKNPKVCKSMHMPLQSGSSQILKSMKRGYTKEWYLDRALKLRELCPNVSISTDIIVAFPGESDKDFEETMEVLEKVRFEQMFSFKYSKRPLTKAATMPNQIDEAIASSRLSTLQARHNEILDDIVKKQENKTFKVLFEELRAGNAIAGRTDNNFLVQVEGSEELLGTFKEVKITNAKRMVLYGEII, encoded by the coding sequence TTGAGCTCGAAAAAACTTTTTATTCAAACCTTAGGCTGTGCAATGAATGTCAGAGATTCTGAACATATGATAGCAGAACTGACACAAAAGGATAATTATACTTTAACAGAAGATATCAAAGAAGCAGATTTGATACTTATCAATACCTGCTCTGTGCGTGAAAAACCTGTACATAAGCTTTTTTCAGAAGTGGGTGGATTTGAAAAGGTTAAAAAATCGGGTGCAAAAATAGGAGTTTGTGGTTGCACAGCTTCGCATTTAGGAAGTGAAATCTTTCGTCGTGCCCCTTATGTGGATTTTGTATTAGGAGCTAGGAATATTTCTAAAATTACCGAAGCTGTTAACACTCCTAAATTTATGAGCGTTGATATAGATTATGATGAGAGTGAATTTGCTTTTGGTGATTTTAGAAATAGCATTTACAAATCATATATTAATATCTCTATAGGTTGTGATAAACATTGTACTTATTGTATAGTTCCGCACACAAGAGGAGATGAAATTTCTATCCCTTTAAATATTATCTACAAAGAAGCACAAAAAGCAGTAGATAAAGGCGCTAAGGAAATTTTCCTACTAGGACAAAATGTTAATAATTACGGCAAAAGATTTAGAAATGAACATAAAAAAATGGATTTTTCAGATCTTTTAGAAGAACTTAGCACCATAGAAGGTTTAGAACGTATCCGCTTCACAAGTCCTCATCCTCTACATATGGATGATAAATTTTTAGAAGTATTTGCCAAAAATCCAAAAGTTTGCAAATCAATGCATATGCCTTTACAAAGCGGCTCAAGTCAAATTTTAAAGTCTATGAAGCGTGGCTACACTAAAGAGTGGTATCTAGATAGGGCATTAAAGTTAAGAGAACTTTGCCCAAATGTTAGCATATCAACAGATATTATTGTTGCATTTCCAGGAGAAAGCGATAAAGATTTTGAAGAAACTATGGAGGTTTTAGAAAAAGTACGCTTTGAACAAATGTTTTCTTTTAAATACTCCAAGCGTCCTTTAACCAAAGCTGCTACTATGCCAAATCAAATCGATGAAGCAATAGCTTCAAGTCGACTTAGTACTCTACAAGCTCGTCATAATGAAATTTTAGACGATATTGTCAAAAAACAAGAAAATAAAACTTTTAAAGTTCTTTTTGAAGAATTAAGAGCGGGCAATGCTATTGCGGGTAGAACAGATAATAATTTTTTGGTGCAAGTTGAAGGCAGTGAAGAACTCTTAGGAACTTTTAAAGAAGTAAAAATTACTAATGCAAAGCGTATGGTTTTATATGGGGAAATCATTTAA
- a CDS encoding lysophospholipid acyltransferase family protein: MGKSFKIAFIARLVFILQWLIFITCKKTYKGDKVDQDSYVILFWHGRLALMPFAFRHFGKKGKKAYVMISHHRDGEQIARIIKLFGLDTVRGSTSKGASTALRSAFKILDENHDVVITPDGPRGPYHSISDGAVLLAQKKNVKIRILNYEARNFWEFKSWDKMILPKPFTHLVYRLSEPLDISSLDKDQAKFFLLEHFKNIEQMDKF; the protein is encoded by the coding sequence ATGGGGAAATCATTTAAAATAGCTTTTATAGCACGCTTAGTTTTCATTCTACAATGGCTGATTTTTATTACTTGCAAAAAAACTTATAAAGGCGATAAAGTTGATCAGGATTCTTATGTGATACTTTTTTGGCATGGGCGTCTTGCCCTTATGCCTTTTGCCTTTAGGCATTTTGGTAAAAAAGGGAAAAAAGCTTATGTTATGATCTCTCATCATAGAGATGGAGAGCAAATTGCTAGAATTATTAAATTATTTGGACTAGATACAGTGCGAGGAAGTACTTCAAAGGGAGCTAGCACAGCTCTTCGAAGTGCTTTTAAAATTCTAGACGAAAATCACGATGTAGTCATCACTCCTGATGGACCACGCGGACCTTATCATAGTATTTCAGATGGAGCAGTATTGCTTGCGCAGAAAAAAAATGTTAAAATAAGAATTTTAAACTATGAGGCGAGAAATTTTTGGGAATTTAAAAGTTGGGATAAAATGATTTTACCTAAGCCTTTTACTCATTTAGTCTATAGGCTTAGCGAACCCTTGGATATTTCAAGTTTAGATAAAGATCAAGCTAAATTTTTTTTACTTGAACATTTTAAAAATATTGAACAAATGGATAAATTTTAA
- a CDS encoding clan AA aspartic protease yields the protein MLFLLKKILPQLFTSIILEDKKNILKTSIYKNQKLISSNEKTFDKSEKLLEYVKTLNSKFLFYHTALFLNVKEQGLIPSKNDKDFERFNVGKMSLKSVTLNNALIYTATEHIEYFNEFFEDYGGLDFLYSPFAILYHNILKEKPSNDKITLYAYRHEYILTLIICRGVEILYGDIIFFEEELGLEIENQEENLDSLGKDILSDTEVTLDNFNETLEDKLNALDQFDDNDLEHNEDDSGFLDGRDKLDLEEMNQFGNDMELCRHIVMSIEKFYKDEKYQSVFIDNIFILSTKELDQSAIEFLEEETLLEIQTKQINTLDSITELMQKELQ from the coding sequence ATGTTATTTTTACTTAAAAAAATATTACCACAACTTTTCACAAGTATTATTTTAGAAGACAAAAAAAACATCCTTAAAACTTCTATATATAAAAACCAAAAACTTATAAGTAGCAATGAAAAAACTTTCGACAAAAGTGAAAAATTATTAGAATATGTAAAAACACTCAATAGCAAATTTTTATTTTACCATACAGCATTATTTTTAAATGTTAAAGAGCAAGGTTTGATTCCTAGTAAAAATGATAAGGATTTTGAACGATTTAATGTAGGCAAAATGAGCTTAAAATCCGTCACATTAAATAATGCTTTAATATACACAGCGACAGAACACATAGAATATTTTAATGAATTTTTTGAGGATTATGGTGGTTTGGATTTTTTATATTCTCCTTTTGCTATACTTTATCATAATATTTTAAAAGAAAAACCAAGTAATGACAAAATAACTCTTTATGCTTATAGACATGAGTACATTTTAACCCTTATAATTTGCCGAGGTGTTGAAATTTTATATGGAGATATCATTTTCTTTGAAGAAGAATTGGGCTTAGAAATTGAAAATCAAGAAGAGAATTTAGATAGCCTAGGCAAAGATATATTAAGCGATACTGAAGTAACACTTGATAATTTTAATGAAACTCTAGAAGATAAGCTCAACGCTCTTGATCAATTTGATGATAATGATCTAGAACATAACGAAGATGATTCAGGGTTCTTAGATGGTAGGGATAAACTCGATCTTGAAGAGATGAATCAATTTGGCAACGACATGGAGCTTTGTCGCCATATAGTCATGAGTATTGAAAAATTTTACAAGGATGAAAAATATCAGAGTGTTTTTATTGATAATATTTTTATCCTTAGCACAAAAGAACTCGATCAAAGCGCTATTGAATTTTTGGAAGAAGAAACTTTATTAGAAATTCAAACTAAACAAATCAATACTTTAGATTCAATTACAGAACTCATGCAAAAGGAGCTTCAGTGA
- the thiC gene encoding phosphomethylpyrimidine synthase ThiC: MKTQMLYAKEGIFTKEMEIVAQKEEVSKDFLLENIACGKIIIPANINHKSLDPNGIGLGLRTKVNVNLGVSNDCVDYSEEMKKVELAHKFGIEAIMDLSNYGKTSRFRDELIAVSKAMIGTVPVYDAVGFLEKDLKQISARDFLDVVYHHAKSGVDFMTIHAGINSRAARVFKESKRLTNIVSRGGSVLYAWMAMKEAENPFFEYYDDLLEICLKYDVTLSLGDALRPGSTHDASDAAQISELIELSLLTQRAWEAGVQVMIEGPGHMAINEIEANMQIEKRICKGAPFYVLGPLVTDIGAGYDHISGAIGGAVAAAAGADILCYVTPAEHLRLPNLNDVRDGIVATKIAAHAGDLAKLPKERKRDDEMSKARQDIDWEKMFKLAIDGEKAKKMFNERRPDDLNSCSMCGKMCAMNTMNQVLKGENVSLV, translated from the coding sequence ATGAAAACTCAAATGCTTTATGCTAAAGAAGGTATTTTTACCAAAGAAATGGAGATTGTTGCCCAAAAAGAAGAAGTAAGCAAAGATTTTTTGCTTGAAAATATAGCTTGTGGTAAGATTATCATTCCGGCGAATATCAATCATAAAAGTCTTGATCCAAATGGCATAGGACTTGGACTTCGTACTAAAGTGAATGTGAATTTAGGTGTTTCAAATGATTGTGTTGATTATAGTGAGGAGATGAAAAAAGTAGAGCTTGCTCACAAATTTGGAATCGAAGCTATTATGGATTTAAGTAATTATGGCAAAACAAGTCGCTTTAGAGACGAGCTTATCGCAGTTTCAAAAGCCATGATAGGAACAGTTCCAGTTTATGATGCGGTAGGGTTTTTAGAAAAAGATCTAAAACAAATCAGCGCTAGAGATTTTTTAGATGTGGTTTATCATCATGCAAAAAGCGGAGTTGATTTTATGACTATACATGCGGGTATAAATTCGCGTGCGGCTAGAGTTTTTAAAGAAAGTAAAAGACTTACTAATATAGTTTCTAGAGGAGGATCGGTGCTTTATGCGTGGATGGCTATGAAAGAAGCTGAAAATCCTTTTTTTGAATACTATGATGATTTGCTTGAAATTTGTTTAAAATACGATGTGACCCTATCTTTAGGCGATGCTTTGCGTCCAGGATCTACACATGATGCAAGTGATGCGGCGCAAATTTCTGAACTTATCGAATTATCTTTACTCACTCAAAGAGCATGGGAAGCAGGTGTTCAAGTGATGATAGAAGGACCTGGGCATATGGCAATTAATGAGATTGAAGCCAATATGCAAATTGAAAAACGCATTTGCAAAGGTGCTCCTTTTTATGTTCTAGGGCCTTTGGTTACGGATATTGGTGCTGGATATGATCATATAAGCGGAGCTATCGGTGGTGCTGTGGCCGCTGCTGCGGGTGCTGATATACTTTGTTATGTAACTCCTGCTGAGCATTTAAGATTGCCTAATTTAAATGATGTTAGAGATGGTATAGTAGCTACTAAGATTGCAGCTCATGCAGGAGATTTAGCTAAACTTCCAAAAGAAAGAAAAAGAGATGATGAAATGAGTAAGGCAAGACAAGATATTGACTGGGAGAAAATGTTTAAACTTGCTATTGATGGCGAAAAAGCTAAAAAAATGTTTAACGAAAGACGCCCTGATGATTTAAATTCTTGCTCTATGTGTGGAAAAATGTGTGCTATGAATACAATGAATCAGGTTTTAAAAGGCGAGAATGTAAGTTTAGTTTGA
- a CDS encoding 3'-5' exonuclease has product MSLQQIDQIISVLSKQSKPYEWVIKEFKKIEELKDYELDLETFELLGLGLTLDKNNIFTLQTRTKKIKEEIFCIVDIESTGGIKNGQILEIGAVKIKNLQEIDRFSSLVQVKEIPENITELTGINLDMVKDAPSLTKVLNDFRLFLKDSIFVAHNVRFDYGFISKALNECGFGILLNRRICTIEFAQCCIESPRYKLDVLKELLGIKNAHHRALNDALAAAEIFKHCLGKLPYHIKTTEELINFTKTSRIKQK; this is encoded by the coding sequence TTGAGTTTGCAGCAAATTGATCAGATTATTTCTGTTTTAAGTAAGCAAAGTAAGCCCTATGAGTGGGTAATCAAGGAATTTAAGAAGATTGAAGAATTAAAAGATTATGAGCTTGATTTGGAAACTTTTGAGCTTTTGGGTTTGGGTTTGACCTTAGATAAAAATAATATTTTTACCTTGCAAACGCGTACAAAAAAGATTAAAGAAGAAATTTTTTGTATTGTAGATATAGAAAGTACAGGTGGGATTAAAAACGGACAAATTTTAGAAATAGGTGCAGTTAAGATAAAAAATTTGCAAGAAATTGATCGTTTTAGCTCCTTAGTGCAGGTAAAAGAAATTCCTGAAAATATTACAGAACTTACAGGAATTAATTTAGATATGGTAAAAGATGCGCCTAGTTTGACTAAGGTTTTAAATGATTTTAGACTTTTTTTAAAAGATAGTATTTTCGTCGCACATAATGTGCGTTTTGATTATGGTTTTATTTCCAAGGCCTTAAATGAATGCGGTTTTGGAATTTTGCTTAATCGTCGTATTTGCACCATAGAATTTGCGCAATGCTGTATAGAAAGCCCAAGATATAAACTAGATGTTTTAAAAGAACTTTTAGGGATAAAAAATGCTCATCACAGAGCCTTAAATGATGCTTTGGCTGCGGCTGAAATTTTTAAACATTGCCTTGGCAAACTTCCTTATCATATCAAAACCACTGAAGAACTTATAAATTTTACTAAGACTTCTCGTATAAAGCAAAAATAA